One region of Channa argus isolate prfri chromosome 20, Channa argus male v1.0, whole genome shotgun sequence genomic DNA includes:
- the ch25h gene encoding cholesterol 25-hydroxylase-like protein, which produces MLLQPLWSFILGHSSVLMSPFFPIFFSLSVYLSFCLPFLLLDVLSCRWALVRRYKLQPQSSISWDSVRNCLALTLYNHLVFIFPLTVMNWYLRPVHLPAEAPTLPHLLAQVLVCLLLFDFQSFTWHLLHHKVPWLYRHFHKVHHTYTSTSALTTEYSGAWETLSLGFFAAANPLLLRCHPLTELAFFVVNIWLSVEDHCGYDLPWATHRLVPLGLYGGSRHHDLHHLKNKCNYAPYFTHWDRLAGTLCTQD; this is translated from the exons ATGCTACTGCAGCCTCTTTGGTCTTTCATCCTGGGACACTCTTCAGTCCTGATGTCCCCGTTCTTCCCCATCTTTTTCTCGCTGTCCGTCTACCTGTCTTTCTGCCTTCCCTTCCTGCTGCTGGATGTGCTGTCCTGCAGGTGGGCCCTGGTTCGCAGGTACAAGCTGCAGCCTCAGAGCTCCATCAGCTGGGACTCAGTCAGGAACTGCCTTGCTCTGACGCTCTACAACCACCTGGTCTTCATTTTCCCGCTCACCGTCATGAACTGGTACCTGAGGCCAGTCCACCTGCCAGCTGAGGCCCCGACACTCCCCCACCTGCTGGCTCAGGTGCTGGTCTGCCTCTTGCTCTTCGACTTCCAGAGCTTCACCTGGCACCTGCTGCACCACAAAGTGCCCTGGCTCTACCGCCACTTCCACAAG GTGCACCACACCTACACCTCCACCTCTGCCCTCACCACTGAGTACTCTGGGGCCTGGGAGACTCTCAGCCTGGGGTTCTTCGCTGCCGCCAACCCCCTCCTGCTGCGCTGCCACCCCCTCACCGAGCTTGCCTTCTTTGTGGTCAACATCTGGCTGTCGGTGGAAGACCACTGCGGCTACGACCTGCCGTGGGCCACACACCGTCTGGTGCCACTGGGACTGTACGGGGGGTCCCGCCACCACGACCTCCACCACCTCAAGAACAAGTGCAATTATGCCCCCTACTTCACCCACTGGGACCGTCTGGCTGGGACGCTGTGCACACAGGACTGA